A genome region from Chryseobacterium sp. G0186 includes the following:
- a CDS encoding S9 family peptidase, whose product MRNKSIIALLMLAGIFTQAQNKNEFVTPNENLIAENILPIPKALSQAIKKYSEGRNAGLADIHPNGKEMIAVTRFGSTNQLHKIITPMGARKQITFFDEPVNTASYEPTKGEYLVYSKDIGGNEFGQLYKLDLKTMESKLLTDGGRSQNGGATWKKDGSGFYFTSTKRNGGDRDIYYMNPLKPEEVQSILELKGGGWGITDISDDNKKLLITEYVSANDSYLYMYDLETKKLEPITDRTEKGVVQLNASFGKNSDEIYYVTDRDNEFSRLAILNLKTKKINYLTSSIPWNVERYDLSKDKSKLAFITNESGINKMYILDANTQKYTPVSKIPIGGIGDSKFSGDGKSLYFSQSAANSGSDIYKLDLASQNIERWTESELGEMQPADMAIPKLIDWKSFDGLKISGFYYPAPAKFTGKRPVLISIHGGPEGQSMASSLGGSNFFSNEMGIALIYPNVRGSSGFGKTYIAADNGYLRMNSVKDIGALLDWIAQQPELDKDRIMITGGSYGGFMTLATAYEYADRIRCSMDIVGISDFNTFLKNTEEYRRDLRRVEYGDERIPKMAEFFTKIAPLNNIDKIKKPMFIVQGTNDPRVPVSEAIQMRDKLKAQGKTVWYLEAKNEGHGFRKKENVDFQRLAMIRFMQEYLLK is encoded by the coding sequence ATGAGAAATAAATCTATCATAGCTCTTTTAATGCTGGCGGGAATATTTACCCAGGCACAGAATAAGAATGAGTTTGTAACCCCCAATGAAAATCTTATTGCAGAAAATATTTTGCCTATTCCCAAGGCCCTAAGTCAAGCTATTAAAAAATATTCAGAAGGAAGAAATGCAGGCCTGGCAGACATTCATCCCAATGGTAAGGAGATGATTGCCGTAACCCGTTTTGGTTCTACCAATCAGCTTCATAAAATTATTACACCGATGGGGGCCAGAAAGCAGATCACATTCTTTGATGAACCTGTGAATACAGCTTCCTATGAACCTACAAAAGGAGAGTATCTTGTGTATTCAAAAGATATAGGTGGAAATGAATTCGGACAGCTTTACAAGCTGGATCTAAAAACAATGGAGTCTAAGCTTCTTACTGATGGTGGCAGATCTCAAAACGGTGGTGCCACATGGAAAAAAGACGGATCCGGGTTTTATTTTACCTCTACAAAAAGAAATGGTGGAGACCGTGATATTTATTACATGAACCCTTTAAAGCCTGAAGAAGTCCAATCTATTTTGGAATTGAAAGGAGGGGGCTGGGGAATCACTGATATTTCTGATGATAATAAAAAACTGCTGATTACAGAGTATGTTTCTGCTAACGATTCTTATCTGTATATGTATGATCTGGAAACTAAAAAACTGGAACCCATTACAGACAGAACGGAGAAAGGCGTGGTTCAGCTTAATGCTTCATTTGGGAAAAATTCAGATGAAATCTATTACGTTACAGATCGTGATAATGAGTTTAGCCGATTAGCCATATTGAATTTAAAAACGAAAAAAATCAATTACCTGACCTCTTCTATTCCATGGAATGTAGAAAGGTATGATTTGTCTAAGGATAAATCTAAACTTGCTTTTATTACCAATGAAAGCGGGATCAATAAAATGTATATTCTGGATGCCAATACCCAAAAATATACGCCTGTAAGTAAAATTCCGATAGGAGGAATTGGAGACAGTAAATTCTCCGGAGATGGGAAATCTCTTTATTTCTCTCAATCTGCGGCGAATTCAGGTTCTGATATCTATAAATTGGATCTGGCTTCCCAAAACATTGAACGATGGACTGAAAGTGAGCTGGGAGAAATGCAACCGGCAGATATGGCAATTCCTAAATTGATCGACTGGAAAAGCTTTGACGGATTGAAGATCTCTGGATTTTATTATCCGGCACCGGCAAAGTTCACCGGAAAAAGACCTGTATTGATCTCCATTCATGGTGGACCTGAGGGACAATCTATGGCGAGTTCTTTGGGAGGATCAAACTTCTTTTCCAATGAAATGGGAATCGCCTTAATTTATCCTAATGTAAGAGGATCTTCGGGATTCGGTAAAACCTATATTGCCGCAGATAACGGATATCTGAGAATGAATTCTGTGAAAGATATCGGAGCTTTATTGGACTGGATTGCTCAGCAACCTGAACTGGATAAGGATAGAATTATGATCACCGGAGGAAGCTATGGTGGATTTATGACGCTGGCTACAGCCTATGAATATGCTGACAGAATCAGATGTTCAATGGATATTGTAGGAATTTCAGATTTCAATACATTCCTTAAAAATACAGAAGAATACAGACGTGATCTGAGAAGAGTAGAGTATGGTGATGAAAGAATTCCTAAAATGGCTGAATTTTTCACCAAGATCGCCCCTCTGAATAATATTGACAAGATTAAAAAACCAATGTTTATTGTACAGGGAACCAATGATCCGAGAGTTCCTGTTTCTGAAGCAATACAAATGCGTGATAAACTAAAGGCGCAGGGAAAAACGGTGTGGTATCTTGAAGCCAAGAATGAAGGCCATGGATTCAGAAAAAAAGAAAATGTAGATTTCCAGCGTCTGGCCATGATCAGATTTATGCAGGAATACCTGTTAAAATAA
- the lpdA gene encoding dihydrolipoyl dehydrogenase — MNYDIIVIGSGPGGYVTAIRAAQLGFKTAIIEKENLGGICLNWGCIPTKALLKSAQVFHYINHAEDYGLNKVEASFEFPNVIQRSRGVASKMSKGIEFLMKKNKIDVILGTAKVQKGKKVSVTDKDGKVTEYSANNIIIATGARSRELPNLPQDGKKVIGYRQALSLPEQPKSMIVVGSGAIGVEFADFYNTMGTKVTVVEFMPNIVPVEDEEISKHLEKSLKKTGIEIMTNASVESVDTTGEGVKATVKTANGTITLEADILLSAVGIAANIENIGLEEVGIQTDKGRVLVNEWYETSVPGYYAIGDIIPTQALAHVASAEGITCVEKIKGMHVEKIDYGNIPGCTYCHPEVASVGLTEKQAKEKGYEIKVGKFPLSASGKATANGNTDGFIKVIFDAKYGEWLGCHMIGEGVTDMVAEAVVARKLETTGHEIIKSIHPHPTVSEAIMEAAAAAYGEVIHI, encoded by the coding sequence ATGAATTACGATATTATTGTCATTGGAAGTGGTCCTGGTGGATATGTTACTGCGATCAGAGCAGCACAATTGGGTTTCAAAACCGCAATTATCGAGAAAGAAAACTTAGGAGGAATTTGCCTTAACTGGGGTTGTATTCCAACAAAAGCTTTATTGAAATCTGCACAGGTTTTTCATTATATCAACCATGCTGAAGATTATGGATTAAATAAGGTGGAAGCTAGCTTTGAATTCCCTAATGTAATTCAGAGAAGCCGTGGTGTTGCCAGCAAAATGAGCAAAGGAATCGAGTTCTTAATGAAGAAGAATAAGATTGACGTAATTCTTGGTACTGCAAAAGTACAGAAAGGTAAAAAGGTTTCTGTTACAGATAAAGACGGTAAGGTAACTGAATATTCAGCAAACAACATTATCATCGCAACAGGAGCTCGTTCAAGAGAATTACCAAACTTACCACAGGATGGTAAAAAAGTAATCGGATACAGACAGGCATTATCTCTTCCTGAGCAGCCAAAATCTATGATCGTTGTAGGTTCTGGAGCTATCGGGGTAGAATTTGCCGATTTCTATAATACAATGGGAACAAAGGTGACTGTTGTGGAATTTATGCCAAACATCGTTCCAGTAGAAGATGAGGAAATCTCTAAGCACTTAGAGAAATCTCTAAAGAAAACAGGAATTGAAATTATGACAAATGCTTCTGTAGAAAGCGTTGATACAACAGGAGAAGGAGTAAAAGCTACCGTTAAAACAGCTAACGGAACCATTACTTTAGAAGCTGATATCTTATTATCTGCTGTTGGTATTGCTGCAAACATCGAAAACATTGGTCTAGAAGAAGTAGGTATCCAGACAGATAAAGGAAGAGTATTGGTAAACGAATGGTATGAAACTTCAGTACCTGGTTACTATGCAATCGGAGATATCATTCCAACTCAGGCATTAGCTCACGTAGCATCTGCTGAAGGAATCACTTGTGTAGAGAAAATCAAAGGTATGCATGTTGAAAAAATCGACTATGGCAATATCCCAGGATGTACCTACTGTCACCCTGAAGTAGCTTCTGTAGGTCTTACAGAAAAGCAGGCTAAAGAAAAAGGATATGAGATCAAGGTTGGTAAATTCCCTCTTTCTGCAAGTGGTAAAGCTACAGCAAACGGAAATACAGATGGTTTCATCAAGGTGATTTTCGATGCTAAGTACGGAGAGTGGCTAGGTTGTCATATGATTGGTGAAGGAGTAACGGATATGGTTGCTGAAGCAGTAGTAGCAAGAAAATTGGAAACTACAGGTCACGAGATCATCAAGTCTATTCACCCACACCCAACAGTTTCTGAAGCGATCATGGAGGCAGCAGCAGCAGCTTATGGTGAAGTGATTCACATCTAA